In the Ramlibacter tataouinensis TTB310 genome, one interval contains:
- a CDS encoding phytanoyl-CoA dioxygenase family protein yields the protein MRLTQEQLEQFDRDGYLFFPGQFSPEETRTLTDEVPRLYSRREAYNIREKGSDAVRTNFAAHMVSEPFARLARHPRMVQPVMDLFGEQVYMHQFKINGKAAFEGDVWQWHQDYGTWLNDDMMPTERAMNVAIFLDDVNEHNGPLMFIPGSHKKGVVEARHDLTTTSYPLWTVDNDLIGKLVERAGGKNGGIVSPKGPAGSMILFHSCLVHASGSNLSPWHRVSVYLSLCAVSNHIRRFKRPEFIAHRDFRPIEMLPDDCLRKPYPVELPWKDGLPASALQTSSVPFDEMKQAA from the coding sequence ATGAGATTGACCCAAGAGCAGCTGGAGCAGTTCGACCGCGACGGTTACCTGTTCTTCCCGGGGCAGTTCAGCCCCGAGGAGACACGCACACTGACCGACGAGGTGCCGCGGCTGTACAGCCGGCGCGAGGCCTACAACATCCGCGAGAAAGGCAGCGACGCGGTGCGCACCAACTTCGCCGCGCACATGGTCAGCGAGCCCTTCGCCCGCCTGGCGCGGCACCCGCGCATGGTGCAGCCGGTGATGGACCTGTTCGGCGAGCAGGTCTACATGCACCAGTTCAAGATCAACGGCAAGGCCGCGTTCGAGGGCGACGTCTGGCAGTGGCACCAGGACTACGGCACCTGGCTCAACGACGACATGATGCCCACCGAGCGGGCGATGAACGTGGCCATCTTCCTGGACGACGTCAACGAGCACAACGGCCCGCTGATGTTCATCCCCGGCAGCCACAAGAAGGGCGTGGTCGAGGCCAGGCACGACCTCACCACCACCAGCTACCCGCTGTGGACCGTCGACAACGACCTGATCGGCAAGCTGGTCGAGCGCGCCGGCGGCAAGAACGGGGGCATCGTCTCGCCCAAGGGCCCGGCCGGCTCCATGATCCTGTTCCACAGCTGCCTGGTGCACGCCTCCGGCAGCAACCTGTCGCCCTGGCACCGCGTGAGCGTCTACCTGAGCCTGTGCGCGGTGTCCAACCACATCCGGCGCTTCAAGCGGCCCGAGTTCATCGCGCACCGCGACTTCAGGCCCATCGAGATGCTGCCGGACGACTGCCTGCGCAAGCCCTACCCGGTGGAGCTGCCGTGGAAGGACGGCCTGCCGGCCAGCGCGCTGCAAACCTCCTCGGTGCCCTTCGACGAGATGAAGCAGGCCGCCTGA
- a CDS encoding class II aldolase/adducin family protein, which produces MLDRVKRVSIYQPEQPGLRFPEVPAFATPAEERRHRKERLVAACRSFALHGLDYGFAGHLTVRDPEHPHLYWTNPMAVHFSQVKVSNLILADHSGRVVEGDHAINRAGFVLHAAVHEAHPDIVAMCHAHTVHGVAFAALGKKLEPITQDAAVFFEDHVVIGDQAGKVAVEDGAGAGIAAHFKGVKAAIHQNHGLLTVSRHSIEAAAFWFIALERCCQQQLMIDATGIAPKLVPPDKARFSREHVGSEYIGWLHFQPIWGQLVQSQPDMFD; this is translated from the coding sequence ATGCTGGACAGAGTCAAGCGCGTTTCGATCTACCAGCCTGAGCAGCCGGGGCTGCGCTTCCCGGAGGTGCCGGCCTTCGCCACGCCGGCCGAGGAGCGGCGCCATCGCAAGGAGCGGCTGGTGGCCGCCTGCCGCTCCTTCGCGCTGCACGGCCTGGACTACGGCTTCGCCGGCCACCTGACGGTGCGCGATCCTGAGCATCCGCACCTGTACTGGACCAACCCGATGGCGGTGCACTTCTCGCAGGTGAAGGTGTCCAACCTGATCCTGGCGGACCACAGCGGCCGGGTGGTCGAGGGTGACCACGCGATCAACCGCGCCGGCTTCGTACTGCACGCGGCGGTGCACGAGGCGCATCCCGACATCGTCGCGATGTGCCACGCGCATACGGTGCACGGCGTGGCGTTTGCCGCGCTGGGCAAGAAGTTGGAGCCGATCACACAGGACGCCGCGGTGTTCTTCGAGGACCACGTGGTGATCGGCGACCAGGCCGGCAAAGTCGCGGTGGAAGACGGCGCGGGCGCCGGGATCGCCGCGCACTTCAAGGGCGTCAAGGCAGCCATCCACCAGAACCACGGCCTGCTGACCGTCAGCCGCCACAGCATCGAAGCGGCGGCCTTCTGGTTCATCGCGCTCGAGCGCTGCTGCCAGCAACAGCTGATGATCGACGCCACCGGCATCGCGCCGAAGCTGGTGCCGCCCGACAAGGCGCGCTTCAGCCGTGAACACGTGGGCAGCGAGTACATCGGCTGGCTGCACTTCCAGCCGATCTGGGGCCAGCTGGTCCAGAGCCAGCCCGACATGTTCGACTGA
- a CDS encoding GntR family transcriptional regulator, whose protein sequence is MPATLLKLDAAPDLVEQVYRRLLDAISDGSLAPGGRITQEDIAEQLAVSRQPVLQALRLLKKDGFVLDAPGRGVQVAPLDPAWIAQVYQVRGALDALAARLAAQQRWRMEPRLIEQGRKATRGRNVQAMIDADLAFHNAIYAASGNPLIGQSAQLHWRHLRRVMGAVLREERQREAVWDEHEAIARAIARGDGDAAARLVEEHSRQASDNLAARLGMVLKTGEGDKR, encoded by the coding sequence ATGCCCGCCACCCTGCTCAAGCTCGATGCCGCGCCCGACCTGGTCGAGCAGGTCTACCGCCGCCTGCTCGACGCCATCAGCGATGGCTCGCTGGCGCCGGGCGGGCGCATCACGCAGGAAGACATCGCCGAGCAGCTGGCGGTCTCGCGCCAGCCGGTGCTGCAGGCGCTGCGGCTGCTGAAGAAGGACGGCTTCGTGCTGGACGCGCCCGGCCGCGGCGTGCAGGTGGCGCCGCTGGATCCGGCCTGGATCGCCCAGGTCTACCAGGTGCGCGGCGCGCTGGACGCGCTGGCGGCCCGGCTGGCGGCGCAGCAGCGCTGGCGCATGGAGCCGCGGCTGATCGAACAGGGCCGCAAGGCCACCCGCGGGCGCAACGTGCAGGCCATGATCGATGCCGACCTGGCGTTCCACAACGCCATCTACGCCGCCAGCGGCAATCCGCTGATCGGCCAGAGCGCGCAGCTGCACTGGCGGCATCTGCGCCGGGTGATGGGCGCGGTGCTGCGCGAGGAGCGCCAGCGCGAGGCGGTGTGGGACGAACACGAGGCGATCGCCCGCGCGATCGCCCGAGGCGACGGGGACGCGGCGGCGCGCCTCGTCGAGGAGCACAGCCGGCAGGCCAGCGACAACCTGGCCGCCCGACTGGGCATGGTGTTGAAGACCGGTGAAGGAGACAAGCGATGA
- a CDS encoding NAD(P)H-dependent oxidoreductase, giving the protein MNLHAKLRQRAAEGRPVRIGLIGAGKFGSMYLAQVPRTPGVQLVGIADLSPDAACANLARVGWEPRRVQAASLEEALRTGATHVGDDWQALVRHPAIDVIVECTGHPIAAVDHCLEAFAHGKHVVNVTVEADAFCGPLLARRAAEAGVVYSLAFGDQPALICDLVDWARTCGFPVVAAGRGHKWLPHFCESTPETVWGYYGLTPEQASRGGLNPKMFNSFLDGSKPSIESTAVANATGLGVPSDGLLYPPASVEDIPYVTRPRSEGGVLERKGMVEVVSSLEPDGRKIPYDIRMGVWVTVEAETEYIKNCFEEYNAHTDPSGRYFTLYKRWHLIGLEVGVSVASVALRGEPTGVATCWNADVVATAKRDLKPGDMLDGEGGYTVWGKLLPAHTSKALGGLPLGLAHGVKVVRPVKKGQSLSWADVAMDTGTRAFQIRKQMEELVAPQAPAA; this is encoded by the coding sequence ATGAACCTGCACGCCAAACTGAGGCAGCGCGCGGCCGAAGGCCGGCCCGTGCGCATCGGCCTGATCGGTGCCGGCAAGTTCGGCTCCATGTACCTGGCCCAGGTGCCGCGCACCCCCGGCGTGCAGTTGGTGGGCATCGCCGACCTGTCGCCCGACGCCGCCTGCGCCAACCTGGCGCGGGTGGGCTGGGAGCCGCGGCGCGTGCAGGCCGCCTCGCTGGAGGAGGCCCTGCGCACCGGCGCCACCCACGTGGGCGACGACTGGCAGGCGCTGGTGCGCCACCCCGCCATCGACGTCATCGTGGAATGCACCGGCCACCCCATCGCCGCGGTCGACCACTGCCTGGAGGCCTTCGCCCACGGCAAGCACGTGGTCAACGTCACCGTGGAGGCCGATGCCTTTTGCGGCCCCCTGCTCGCCCGGCGCGCGGCCGAAGCCGGCGTGGTGTACTCGTTGGCCTTCGGCGACCAGCCGGCGCTGATCTGCGACCTGGTGGACTGGGCCCGCACCTGCGGCTTCCCGGTGGTGGCCGCCGGCCGCGGCCACAAGTGGCTGCCGCATTTCTGCGAGTCCACGCCCGAGACGGTGTGGGGCTACTACGGCCTCACGCCCGAGCAGGCCAGCCGCGGCGGCCTCAACCCCAAGATGTTCAACAGCTTCCTGGACGGCTCCAAGCCTTCCATCGAGAGCACGGCGGTGGCCAACGCCACCGGCCTGGGCGTGCCCTCCGACGGCCTGCTCTACCCGCCGGCCAGCGTGGAGGACATCCCCTACGTCACGCGGCCGCGCAGCGAAGGCGGCGTGCTCGAGCGCAAGGGCATGGTGGAGGTGGTCTCCTCGCTGGAGCCGGACGGCCGCAAGATCCCCTATGACATCCGCATGGGCGTGTGGGTCACGGTCGAGGCCGAGACCGAGTACATCAAGAACTGCTTCGAGGAGTACAACGCCCATACCGACCCCAGCGGGCGCTACTTCACGCTGTACAAGCGCTGGCACCTGATCGGCCTGGAGGTGGGCGTGTCGGTGGCTTCCGTCGCGCTGCGCGGCGAGCCCACGGGCGTGGCCACCTGCTGGAACGCCGACGTGGTGGCCACGGCCAAGCGCGACCTCAAGCCGGGCGACATGCTGGACGGCGAAGGCGGCTACACCGTGTGGGGTAAGCTGCTGCCGGCGCACACCTCCAAGGCCCTGGGCGGCCTGCCGCTGGGCCTGGCGCATGGCGTCAAGGTGGTGCGGCCGGTGAAGAAGGGCCAGAGCCTGAGCTGGGCCGATGTCGCCATGGACACCGGCACCCGCGCCTTCCAGATCCGCAAGCAGATGGAAGAACTGGTGGCGCCGCAGGCGCCGGCCGCCTGA